One genomic window of Nocardioides daphniae includes the following:
- a CDS encoding DUF58 domain-containing protein, which translates to MLVRPEALTVWLWLTLVVLAVVVDLALAPAPASLEVERRPLGAARHGEETSTTLLVTHRGTRRARGVLRDAWQPTAGDVDNRHRIALAPNDRVLLTTALRPTRRGTLRPVGVTVRLLGPLGLAARQQTREVPGELRSLPRFDSRKHLPSRLARLRDLDGRSAVRVRGAGTEFDSLRDYVRGDDVRSIDWRASSRARNVVVRTWQPERDRRVVVVLDTSRTSAARVDDVPRLDAAMEAAQLLTALASRAGDRVDMVAGDRVVRRRLRTSGPGATGEVARALTDVHPEIVEADWHSLASAVTGLGRHRALVVLLTPLEPSAVELGLLPVLGPLTRHHRVVVASVRNPELVRTAREVTDAESVWTAVAAEQVLARRTHTERMLRALGVDVLDVDAEELPPALADHYLTLKSRGLL; encoded by the coding sequence GTGCTGGTGCGCCCGGAGGCGCTCACGGTCTGGCTCTGGCTCACGTTGGTGGTGCTGGCGGTGGTGGTCGACCTCGCCCTGGCGCCGGCGCCGGCGTCGCTCGAGGTGGAGCGTCGTCCGCTGGGCGCAGCCCGGCACGGCGAGGAGACCTCGACGACGCTGCTGGTCACGCACCGCGGCACCCGACGGGCCCGCGGGGTGCTCCGGGACGCCTGGCAACCGACCGCGGGCGACGTCGACAACCGGCACCGCATCGCGCTGGCCCCGAATGACCGGGTGCTGCTCACGACCGCACTGCGGCCCACCCGACGCGGCACGCTGCGCCCGGTGGGCGTGACCGTCCGACTGCTCGGGCCGCTGGGGCTGGCGGCGCGCCAGCAGACCCGCGAGGTGCCGGGCGAGCTCCGGTCGCTGCCCCGCTTCGACTCCCGCAAGCACCTGCCGTCGCGGCTGGCCCGGCTGCGCGACCTCGACGGGCGCTCGGCGGTCCGGGTGCGCGGCGCGGGCACGGAGTTCGACTCGCTGCGCGACTACGTACGCGGCGACGACGTGCGCTCCATCGACTGGCGGGCCTCCTCGCGCGCCCGCAACGTGGTGGTCCGCACCTGGCAGCCCGAGCGCGACCGACGCGTCGTGGTGGTCCTCGACACCTCCCGGACCTCCGCGGCGAGGGTCGACGACGTGCCACGCCTGGACGCGGCGATGGAGGCGGCCCAGCTGCTCACCGCGCTCGCCTCGCGCGCCGGCGACCGGGTCGACATGGTGGCCGGGGACCGCGTCGTACGCCGTCGCCTGCGCACCTCCGGCCCCGGGGCGACCGGCGAGGTCGCCCGCGCCCTGACCGACGTGCACCCCGAGATCGTGGAGGCCGACTGGCACTCGCTGGCCTCGGCCGTCACCGGGCTGGGGCGCCATCGGGCCCTGGTCGTGCTGCTCACGCCGCTGGAGCCCTCCGCCGTGGAGCTCGGCCTGCTCCCGGTGCTCGGGCCGCTCACCCGTCACCACCGGGTGGTGGTGGCCTCGGTGCGCAACCCCGAGCTGGTGCGCACGGCGCGCGAGGTCACCGACGCGGAGTCGGTGTGGACAGCGGTCGCGGCCGAGCAGGTGCTGGCACGACGTACGCACACCGAGCGGATGCTGCGGGCGCTCGGCGTCGACGTGCTCGACGTCGACGCCGAGGAGCTGCCCCCGGCACTGGCCGACCACTACCTCACGTTGAAGTCGCGCGGCCTGCTCTGA
- a CDS encoding RDD family protein → MSTNPGHAALTLDDTVTGEAVAIDLPAAGIGVRLVSGLIDVVVVGLVLVVCDFLFLLASVNLSEALVHVAVVSVSIVSLLVVPTTIETLTRGRSAGKWMMGLRVVREDAGPVTAQHAFVRALVGVVEIYLFGGAPALLAVLCNSRGKRLGDFAAGTYVVRDRSRLVLPTPPTMPPELATWARSADLAPLPTAVTLGVRQFLARGASLTPQARMATGTALVAQVQAYVAPPPPPGTHPEAYLVAVMAERRERDLARLRREQAVRDRLNAAAIGG, encoded by the coding sequence ATGTCGACGAACCCCGGGCACGCGGCCCTCACCCTGGACGACACCGTCACCGGTGAGGCGGTCGCCATCGACCTGCCCGCCGCCGGCATCGGCGTACGACTCGTCTCCGGGCTGATCGACGTGGTCGTGGTCGGCCTCGTCCTCGTGGTCTGCGACTTCCTCTTCCTGCTGGCCTCGGTCAACCTCAGCGAGGCGCTGGTGCACGTCGCGGTGGTCTCGGTCTCGATCGTGTCGCTGCTCGTGGTGCCGACGACGATCGAGACGCTGACCCGCGGGCGCTCGGCTGGCAAGTGGATGATGGGGCTGCGCGTGGTGCGCGAGGACGCGGGGCCCGTCACCGCCCAGCACGCCTTCGTCCGCGCCCTGGTGGGCGTCGTCGAGATCTACCTCTTCGGTGGCGCCCCGGCGCTGCTGGCCGTGCTCTGCAACTCGCGCGGCAAGCGGCTCGGCGACTTCGCCGCCGGCACCTACGTGGTCCGGGACCGCTCCCGCCTGGTGCTGCCCACTCCCCCGACCATGCCGCCGGAACTGGCGACGTGGGCGCGGTCCGCCGACCTCGCGCCGCTGCCGACGGCAGTGACCCTGGGCGTACGCCAGTTCCTCGCCCGCGGCGCCAGCCTGACGCCGCAGGCCCGGATGGCCACCGGCACGGCGCTCGTCGCGCAGGTGCAGGCGTACGTCGCCCCGCCTCCGCCGCCGGGCACGCACCCGGAGGCCTACTTGGTCGCCGTGATGGCGGAGCGGCGCGAGCGCGACCTCGCGCGGCTGCGGCGCGAGCAGGCCGTCCGCGACCGGCTCAACGCGGCCGCCATCGGCGGCTGA
- the trmB gene encoding tRNA (guanosine(46)-N7)-methyltransferase TrmB, translating into MSDSVRPARPHFKLTDDGRPMREVLSYTRRGARFTPRQAEAWEAHAEGWVIPDEAVDAPDFDLTSWFGREAPLVVEIGPGVGEATAALAAARPEVNVLALEVWVPGVADSLWRVAEAGAENVRFCSVDAAWLVEHLLAPGGVHEIWTFFPDPWHKKKHNKRRLITPGFAHVAAERLEVGGLWRLATDWAPYAEQMLEVLDAEPLLTGGVVPRWDARPVTKFERKGLAKDRVITDLTYRRV; encoded by the coding sequence GTGTCTGACTCCGTACGCCCCGCTCGCCCGCACTTCAAGCTGACCGACGACGGTCGCCCGATGCGTGAGGTGCTCAGCTACACCCGACGCGGTGCCCGCTTCACCCCTCGCCAGGCCGAGGCGTGGGAGGCCCACGCCGAGGGCTGGGTGATCCCGGACGAGGCCGTCGACGCCCCCGACTTCGACCTCACCTCCTGGTTCGGCCGCGAGGCGCCGCTGGTCGTCGAGATCGGCCCGGGCGTGGGGGAGGCGACCGCGGCGCTGGCGGCCGCCCGTCCCGAGGTCAACGTGCTGGCGCTGGAGGTCTGGGTGCCGGGCGTGGCCGACAGCCTGTGGCGGGTCGCGGAGGCCGGTGCCGAGAACGTCCGCTTCTGCTCCGTTGACGCGGCGTGGCTGGTCGAGCACCTGCTCGCCCCGGGCGGGGTCCACGAGATCTGGACCTTCTTCCCCGACCCGTGGCACAAGAAGAAGCACAACAAGCGCCGCCTGATCACCCCCGGCTTCGCCCACGTCGCCGCCGAGCGGCTGGAGGTCGGCGGCCTGTGGCGGCTGGCCACCGACTGGGCGCCCTACGCTGAGCAGATGCTCGAGGTCCTGGACGCCGAGCCGCTGCTCACCGGCGGTGTCGTGCCCCGCTGGGACGCCCGGCCGGTCACCAAGTTCGAGCGCAAGGGCCTGGCCAAGGACCGCGTCATCACGGACCTGACCTACCGCCGCGTCTGA
- a CDS encoding stage II sporulation protein M yields MDLDAYVVAHRAEWERLDALTRRRGLSGAEADELAELYQQVGTHLSAVRAQAPDPALVQHLSVLLANARTRALASRTSTAAGFLRFFTHRFPAALYRLRFWWLGALVGNVVVAGLMMWWLFHHPTVEQSLMSQQQIDDLVSHDFEDYYSESASSHFAAQVWVNNAWVSALCIALGILGLPVFWLLFQNIANLAVIGAIMHRYDHGAHFWGLLLPHGLLELTAVFVAAGTGLRLFWSWIEPGDLTRARSIAREGRTAATIALGLVVVLLVSGVVEGFVTPSGLPTWARLAIGVAAEVVFLAYVFVVGRRAVAEGEDGDIDARHLEDRVASRA; encoded by the coding sequence GTGGATCTGGACGCGTACGTGGTGGCCCACCGGGCGGAGTGGGAGAGGCTCGACGCGTTGACCCGTCGCCGGGGACTCAGCGGTGCGGAGGCAGACGAGCTCGCGGAGCTCTACCAGCAGGTCGGCACCCACCTCTCGGCCGTGCGGGCGCAGGCCCCCGACCCGGCGCTGGTGCAGCACCTGTCGGTGCTGCTCGCCAACGCACGCACCCGGGCGTTGGCCTCGCGCACCTCCACCGCCGCCGGCTTCCTGCGCTTCTTCACCCACCGCTTCCCGGCGGCGCTCTACCGGCTGCGGTTCTGGTGGCTGGGGGCGCTGGTCGGCAACGTGGTGGTGGCCGGCCTGATGATGTGGTGGCTCTTCCACCACCCGACGGTCGAGCAGTCCCTGATGAGCCAGCAGCAGATCGACGACCTGGTCTCCCACGACTTCGAGGACTACTACTCCGAGTCGGCCTCCTCCCACTTCGCCGCCCAGGTGTGGGTCAACAACGCCTGGGTCTCCGCTCTCTGCATCGCGCTGGGGATCCTCGGGCTGCCCGTCTTCTGGCTGCTCTTCCAGAACATCGCCAACCTCGCGGTGATCGGCGCGATCATGCACCGCTACGACCACGGCGCGCACTTCTGGGGGCTGCTGCTGCCGCACGGCCTGCTGGAGCTGACGGCCGTCTTCGTCGCCGCCGGCACCGGGCTGCGCCTCTTCTGGTCGTGGATCGAGCCCGGCGACCTCACTCGCGCCCGCTCGATCGCGCGGGAGGGCCGCACGGCCGCCACCATCGCCCTGGGGCTGGTGGTGGTGCTCCTGGTCAGCGGCGTGGTCGAGGGGTTCGTGACGCCCTCGGGGCTGCCCACGTGGGCCCGTCTGGCCATCGGCGTCGCGGCCGAGGTCGTCTTCCTCGCCTACGTCTTCGTCGTCGGCCGCAGGGCCGTCGCCGAGGGGGAGGACGGCGACATCGACGCCCGCCACCTGGAGGACCGGGTGGCCAGCCGGGCCTGA
- the ilvA gene encoding threonine ammonia-lyase IlvA gives MTSEQLTAARVEAAAEVLADIVHTTPLEHSPRLSQLVGAPVLLKRENRQIARSYKVRGAYHSIQALDADERARGVVCASAGNHAQGVAWSCARLGIKGRIYVPSNTPRQKRQRILALGGPDVELVVTGSTYDEAGHAAHAHAESTGAVFIHPFDAPATILGQGSVAVEVMQQAAEAGLEVSTVVVPLGGGGLVSGMATWLKERHPDVRIVGVEPAGAASMTAALAAGGPVTLPSVDTFVDGAAVGTVGALTYEVVRDLVDEVVTVPEGAICTEMLELYQVDGIITEPAGALASTYALTLAGTLPADQAVVCVVSGGNNDVSRYAEIVERSLLHEGLRHYFMVTFPQEPGALRYFLEKVLSEGEDIVLFEYVKKNNRETGPALVGIELDQADRITGLLERMEVSPMQIEQVPPGSPLFTFFL, from the coding sequence GTGACTTCAGAACAGTTGACCGCCGCTCGGGTCGAGGCTGCTGCCGAGGTGCTGGCCGACATCGTGCACACCACACCCCTCGAGCACTCCCCGCGCCTCAGCCAGCTGGTGGGCGCGCCTGTCCTGCTGAAGCGCGAGAACCGCCAGATCGCCCGGTCGTACAAGGTCCGCGGCGCCTACCACTCGATCCAGGCCCTGGACGCCGACGAGCGGGCGCGCGGCGTCGTCTGCGCCTCCGCCGGCAACCACGCCCAGGGCGTGGCCTGGTCGTGCGCGCGCCTGGGCATCAAGGGGCGCATCTACGTGCCCAGCAACACCCCGCGCCAGAAGCGGCAGCGCATCCTCGCCCTCGGCGGCCCGGACGTCGAGCTCGTCGTGACCGGGTCGACGTACGACGAGGCCGGGCACGCCGCCCACGCGCACGCCGAGAGCACCGGCGCGGTCTTCATCCACCCCTTCGACGCCCCCGCCACCATCCTCGGCCAGGGCTCGGTGGCGGTGGAGGTCATGCAGCAGGCCGCCGAGGCGGGGCTCGAGGTCAGCACCGTCGTCGTCCCGCTCGGCGGTGGCGGCCTCGTCTCCGGGATGGCGACCTGGCTCAAGGAGCGCCACCCCGACGTCCGCATCGTCGGCGTCGAGCCCGCAGGCGCGGCCAGCATGACCGCCGCGCTGGCCGCCGGCGGCCCCGTCACCCTGCCCAGCGTCGACACCTTCGTCGACGGCGCCGCGGTCGGCACGGTCGGGGCACTGACGTACGAGGTCGTGCGCGACCTGGTCGACGAGGTCGTCACCGTGCCCGAGGGCGCGATCTGCACCGAGATGCTCGAGCTCTACCAGGTCGACGGCATCATCACCGAGCCCGCCGGCGCCCTGGCCAGCACCTACGCGCTGACCCTGGCCGGCACCCTGCCGGCCGACCAGGCCGTCGTCTGCGTCGTCTCCGGCGGCAACAACGACGTCAGCCGCTACGCCGAGATCGTGGAGCGCTCGCTGCTCCACGAGGGCCTGCGCCACTACTTCATGGTGACCTTCCCCCAGGAGCCCGGCGCCCTGCGCTACTTCCTGGAGAAGGTGCTCAGCGAGGGCGAGGACATCGTCCTGTTCGAGTACGTGAAGAAGAACAACCGGGAGACCGGCCCCGCACTGGTCGGCATCGAGCTCGACCAGGCCGACCGGATCACCGGCCTGCTGGAGCGCATGGAGGTCAGCCCGATGCAGATCGAGCAGGTGCCCCCGGGCTCGCCGCTCTTCACGTTCTTCCTCTGA
- the tuf gene encoding elongation factor Tu encodes MAKAKFERTKPHVNIGTIGHIDHGKTTLTAAISKVLHDTYPDLNEASPFDSIDKAPEERQRGITISIAHIEYQTEARHYAHVDCPGHADYIKNMITGAAQMDGAILVVAATDGPMPQTREHVLLARQVGVPAMVVALNKCDMVDDEELIELVEMEVRELLNEYEFPGDDVPVVRIAAFPALNGDEKWADSIRELMKAVDEYIPQPERDTDKPFLMPVEDVFTITGRGTVITGRIERGIVKVNEEVEIIGIRDTSQKTTVTGVEMFRKLLDEGQAGENVGLLLRGTKREDVERGMVVVKPGTTTPHTDFEASVYILSKEEGGRHTPFFNNYRPQFYFRTTDVTGVVTLPEGTEMVMPGDNTEMTVELIQPIAMDENLKFSIREGGRTVGAGRVTKIIK; translated from the coding sequence GTGGCTAAGGCGAAGTTCGAGCGGACCAAGCCGCACGTCAACATCGGCACCATCGGTCACATCGACCACGGAAAGACGACGCTGACCGCGGCGATTTCCAAGGTGCTGCACGACACCTACCCGGACCTGAACGAGGCGTCGCCGTTCGACTCCATCGACAAGGCCCCCGAAGAGCGTCAGCGTGGTATCACGATCTCGATCGCTCACATCGAGTACCAGACCGAGGCGCGTCACTACGCCCACGTCGACTGCCCGGGTCACGCCGACTACATCAAGAACATGATCACCGGTGCTGCCCAGATGGACGGCGCGATCCTGGTGGTTGCCGCGACTGACGGCCCCATGCCGCAGACCCGTGAGCACGTTCTCCTGGCCCGCCAGGTCGGCGTCCCGGCCATGGTCGTCGCGCTCAATAAGTGCGACATGGTCGACGACGAGGAGCTCATCGAGCTCGTCGAGATGGAGGTGCGCGAGCTCCTCAACGAGTACGAGTTCCCGGGCGACGACGTCCCGGTCGTTCGTATCGCTGCCTTCCCGGCGCTGAACGGCGACGAGAAGTGGGCCGACTCGATCCGCGAGCTCATGAAGGCTGTCGACGAGTACATCCCGCAGCCCGAGCGCGACACCGACAAGCCCTTCCTCATGCCCGTCGAGGACGTCTTCACGATCACCGGTCGTGGAACCGTCATCACCGGTCGCATCGAGCGCGGCATCGTCAAGGTGAACGAGGAGGTCGAGATCATCGGCATCCGCGACACCTCGCAGAAGACCACCGTCACCGGTGTCGAGATGTTCCGCAAGCTGCTCGACGAGGGCCAGGCTGGTGAGAACGTCGGTCTGCTCCTCCGCGGCACCAAGCGCGAGGACGTCGAGCGCGGCATGGTCGTCGTGAAGCCGGGTACCACCACCCCGCACACCGACTTCGAGGCCTCGGTCTACATCCTGTCGAAGGAGGAGGGTGGCCGTCACACCCCGTTCTTCAACAACTACCGCCCGCAGTTCTACTTCCGTACGACGGACGTGACCGGCGTCGTGACCCTCCCCGAGGGCACCGAGATGGTCATGCCCGGCGACAACACGGAGATGACTGTCGAGCTCATCCAGCCCATCGCCATGGACGAGAACCTCAAGTTCTCGATCCGCGAGGGTGGCCGCACCGTTGGTGCCGGCCGCGTCACCAAGATCATCAAGTGA